In Strigops habroptila isolate Jane chromosome 4, bStrHab1.2.pri, whole genome shotgun sequence, a single genomic region encodes these proteins:
- the CIITA gene encoding LOW QUALITY PROTEIN: MHC class II transactivator (The sequence of the model RefSeq protein was modified relative to this genomic sequence to represent the inferred CDS: inserted 2 bases in 1 codon), whose protein sequence is MNLFKDVLPRIRKILSTDRASDXNIRLKEDVISKEYHQALLHGKDRGDLARKISLIFVEKWDLCLNTLVPLCCLNLHVSKPQNMTDNEPTGRNYISDIRRQIMDSTFLSENGYLDLLHSDIDPLHLYTQLDLKLSGNEEGDFFADSEVDASDYDQFNMDFLYTMENSENGDELDLCSTKEDYARIAGLAEYVLKDQQEKQVEDTFAGNLILDEIAAENTEVLPEIKVQKCHKRTFLGSAESCCDASEPKYRKIVEVPAVSAGNGSFLAMPLNSHPASSTSLTNQHMSFSVLATDALERSFIISGSSAPLIPECLSVGVKGSQENTGFADPPQQILGFVLGNGTSDVLIYPGLEMLKEVQVPIIPSEEPFKRPKPVEAFCTSLKHYFQDVCRSVAMEREVALDHLFIDGTLVQSQTETKTGKNSIKAMEKELVTCSLQGKEKAGLKRSQIFQIPAGKDLETKVIVVLGKAGMGKSILVQKICQDWSNGEFSQFEFVFWFDCKQISLPEKQCSLKDLLLEFFVKPQEGSKEIFEYILQNPAKVLLVFDGFEELHDHENFLRCSASQPEKDLCTIKELLSGLIQKKILNGCTLLLTARPKDKVYQCVSKVDKTIEIIGFSPQQRELYVTKYFEGLPYCDNALKLIKECEYLFSHCYSPLMCRFVCFLCEAVLEMGDKCLPSTLTTVLLKFLQQKIIPMQTDVAAMQNQESLATLARIAWYLGEKHQSAMKSDLLPSKEVKEFALKYGFFLPFAFPRHSDSREEAFGSTFADFVIQNFLGALHLMLAEEIKDKSLTKYLSFSSKKKKPYNWLDLVPRFLSGLLFLQDDPYFCSLSNKVVKQSIKKQKTLLKCIRRLQINELCPERLLKLLQCIYETQSSYLLQHVALRLKPDLSFLGVVLTPPDVHILHSILKRSRKEFSLDLRNSSIDMQGLKDLVGLKNVALFRASLSDTVRLWKSLEQAKDYELLRASTEKFVLDPFKAKTMKDISDLSDLVGMQKKMIICVQDASGCSSYEIPAIKNLRKLEFALGPVCGLRGFLKLVEILAAFPSLQHLDLDALSENGIGDEGAKSLSEAFPTLTSLETLNLSQNKITDVGAEKLATALPSLSSLKTLSLYNNSICDFGAENLAKVLPAMASLRVLEVQYNKITGAGAQQLTDSLQKCPHIKKLVMWNPTIPYGVLEHLRQLDSRISV, encoded by the exons ACATCAGGAGACAAATCATGGATTCGacatttctgtctgaaaatgGCTACCTTGATTTGCTGCATAGTGATATCGATCCATTGCATCTGTATACTCAACTTGATCTTAAGTTATCTGGAAATGAAGAAGGTGACTTCTTTGCAG ATTCTGAAGTTGATGCCAGCGACTATGATCAGTTCAATATGGATTTCTTGTATAcaatggaaaacagtgaaaatggGGATGAATTGGATCTCTGTTCCACCAAAGAAGATTATGCTAGAATAG CTGGATTAGCAGAATATGTGCTCAAAGAtcagcaggagaagcaggtGGAAGACACTTTTG CAGGGAACCTTATTTTGGATGAAATAGCTGCCGAAAACACGGAGGTGCTTCCTGAGATAAAGGTGCAGAAATGTCACAAACGAA CCTTCTTAGGCTCTGCAGAGAGTTGCTGTGATGCTTCAGAACCCAAATACAGGAAAATTG TGGAAGTCCCTGCAGTGTCTGCAGGGAATGGCAGTTTCCTAGCTATGCCTCTCAACAGCCACCCAGCTAGCTCCACCTCACTAACTAACCAGCATatgtccttttctgttcttgctaCCGATGCGTTGGAAAGGAGTTTCATTATTTCTG GATCTTCAGCACCTCTGATTCCAGAGTGTCTATCTGTTGGCGTGAAAGGGAGCCAAGAGAATACAGGTTTTGCAGATCCTCCTCAGCAGATACTTGGCTTTGTTCTTGGAAACGGCACATCTGATGTTCTAATATATCCAG gttTAGAAATGCTCAAAGAAGTCCAAGTTCCCATAATTCCTTCTGAAGAACCTTTCAAAAGACCAA agcCAGTGGAAGCTTTCTGTACATCACTTAAGCATTATTTCCAAGATGTCTGCAGATCTGTGGCCATGGAGCGTGAAGTAGCTCTTGATCACCTGTTTATTGATGGGACACTTGTTCAAAGCCAAACTGAAACCAAGACTGGGAAGAATAGCataaaagcaatggaaaaggaGCTGGTAACATGCAGtctgcaagggaaggaaaaagcaggccTTAAAAGAAGCCAAATATTTCAAATCCCAGCAGGTAAAGATTTAGAGACTAAAGTGATTGTGgtgctgggaaaagcaggaatgGGCAAAAGCATTCTTGTTCAGAAGATCTGCCAGGACTGGTCCAATGGAGAGTTTTCTCAGTTTGaatttgtgttttggtttgacTGCAAACAAATAAGCTTGCCTGAGAAGCAATGCAGCCTGAAGGATCTGCTGCTTGAATTTTTTGTAAAACCTCAAGAGGGAAGCAAAGAGATCTTTGAGTATATCTTGCAAAATCCTGCTAAAGTCCTTCTGGTTTTTGATGGTTTTGAAGAGTTGCATGATCATGAGAATTTTCTTCGTTGCTCAGCCAGCCAGCCTGAAAAAGACTTGTGCACTATAAAGGAGCTGCTTTCAGGGCTCATTCAAAAAAAGATACTCAATGGTTGTACTTTATTACTTACAGCAAGACCAAAAGACAAGGTGTACCAGTGTGTGTCCAAAGTGGATAAGACTATTGAAATAATAGGATTTTCCCCTCAGCAGAGAGAATTGTATGTAACCAAATACTTTGAAGGATTACCCTACTGTGATAATGCACTGAAATTAATCAAAGAGTGTGAGTACTTGTTCAGTCATTGTTACAGCCCTCTTATGTgtagatttgtttgttttctctgtgaggCAGTACTTGAAATGGGAGACAAGTGTCTTCCTTCAACTCTTACTACAGTCTTACTGaaatttcttcagcagaagaTAATACCTATGCAAACAGATGTTGCAGCCATGCAAAATCAAGAAAGTCTTGCTACACTTGCCCGTATAGCCTGGTATCTTGGAGAAAAGCACCAAAGTGCTATGAAAAGTGATCTTCTCCCTTCTAAGGAAGTTAAAGAGTTTGCTCTGAAATATGGATTTTTCCTGCCATTTGCATTCCCCAGACATTCAGATAGTAGAGAAGAGGCATTTGGAAGCACATTCGCTGATTTTGTCATTCAGAATTTCTTGGGTGCACTTCACCTTATGTTAGCAGAAGAGATCAAGGATAAAAGTCTAACAAAATACCTGTCTTTTTCatccaagaagaaaaagccttaTAATTGGTTAGATTTAGTGCCTCGATTTTTGTCCGGATTGTTGTTCCTCCAGGATGACCCCTACTTCTGCTCCCTTTCAAATAAGGTTGTAAAACAGTCAatcaagaagcagaaaacactgtTGAAATGTATTAGAAGGCTGCAGATAAATGAGCTCTGTCCAGAGAGGTTACTCAAGCTCTTACAATGTATTtatgaaacacaaagcagttATCTTTTGCAGCATGTGGCCTTAAGGCTCAAGCCAGACCTGTCTTTTCTGGGTGTAGTTCTGACACCACCTGATGTCCATATACTGCACTCTATTTTAAAAAGGTCAAGGAAAGAGTTTTCCTTGGATTTGCGAAACAGCAGCATTGACATGCAAGGACTGAAAGACTTGGTTGGTCTGAAGAATGTGGCATTGTTCAG GGCCTCCCTCAGTGATACAGTCAGGCTCTGGAAGTCTTTAGAACAGGCAAAAGACTATGAACTGCTGAGAGCATCAACAGAGAAATTTGTTCTTGATCCCTTTAAGGCAAAGACAATGAAGGACATCAGTGACCTTTCAGACCTTGTGGGTATGCAGAAGAAGATGATCATTTG TGTGCAAGATGCATCTGGTTGCAGCAGCTATGAAATTCCTGCCATCAAAAACCTCAGGAAACTAGAATTTGC GCTGGGTCCAGTATGTGGCCTTCGGGGATTCTTAAAACTCGTGGAAATTCTTGCAGCATTTCCATCACTTCAGCATTTAGA CCTTGATGCTCTGAGTGAAAATGGCATAGGAGATGAAGGAGCAAAGAGTCTATCTGAagcctttccaaccctgacaTCACTGGAAACATTAAA CTTATCACAGAATAAGATAACTGATGTGGGTGCTGAGAAGCTAGCTacagctcttccttccctctcttcgTTAAAGACTCTAAG cttaTACAACAACAGCATTTGTGATTTTGGAGCAGAAAATCTTGCCAAAGTTCTTCCTGCGATGGCATCTTTGAGAGTGCTAGA agttCAGTATAACAAAATAACTGGTGCTGGAGCCCAGCAGCTGACTGACAGCCTGCAAAAATGTCCCCATATAAAGAAATTGGT GATGTGGAATCCCACCATTCCCTATGGAGTTCTTGAACACCTTCGGCAGCTGGACTCTAGGATCAGCGTGTAG